In Modestobacter versicolor, a single genomic region encodes these proteins:
- a CDS encoding LacI family DNA-binding transcriptional regulator yields MPPPELGRPTLASIAAAAGVSLPTVSKVVNGKQDVAPATRAHVQQLLEQHNYVPVVRKAPTDLLVDVVFTALDSPWAVEILRGVTESGLEVVVSSQSRTAETDWVQSLIAGGRRGALVVTSRLTAADQRRLGRSQLPVVVIDPVDMPGQDVPSVGATNWAGGLAATEHLVDLGHRRIAVVGGPQDYLCSRARIDGYRAALERAGIAVDPVLLRHGNFRHQGGYDQARALLELPDPPTAIFAGSDEQAFGVMEAARQAGLSVPDDLSVVGFDDLPMARWSSPPLTTVRQPLADMGRMAGRMLHELINGGRLASQRVELATHLVPRASTAAPRHR; encoded by the coding sequence GTGCCACCACCAGAGCTGGGCAGACCGACGCTGGCGAGCATCGCCGCGGCGGCCGGGGTCTCGCTGCCCACCGTGTCCAAGGTCGTCAACGGCAAGCAGGACGTCGCGCCGGCCACCCGGGCCCACGTGCAGCAGCTGCTCGAGCAGCACAACTACGTCCCGGTGGTGCGCAAGGCGCCCACCGACCTCCTGGTCGACGTGGTCTTCACCGCGCTGGACAGCCCCTGGGCCGTCGAGATCCTGCGCGGGGTCACCGAGAGCGGCCTGGAGGTCGTCGTCTCCTCCCAGTCCCGGACGGCGGAGACCGACTGGGTGCAGTCGCTCATCGCCGGCGGCCGCCGCGGCGCGCTCGTCGTCACCTCCCGGCTCACCGCGGCCGACCAGCGCCGGCTGGGCCGCTCCCAGCTGCCGGTCGTGGTGATCGACCCGGTCGACATGCCCGGCCAGGACGTGCCGAGCGTCGGCGCCACCAACTGGGCCGGCGGGCTGGCCGCCACCGAGCACCTGGTCGACCTGGGCCACCGGCGCATCGCCGTGGTCGGCGGGCCGCAGGACTACCTCTGCAGCCGCGCCCGGATCGACGGCTACCGGGCCGCGCTCGAGCGGGCCGGCATCGCCGTCGACCCGGTGCTGCTGCGGCACGGCAACTTCCGCCACCAGGGCGGTTACGACCAGGCCCGCGCGCTGCTGGAGCTGCCCGACCCGCCGACGGCCATCTTCGCCGGCAGCGACGAGCAGGCCTTCGGCGTCATGGAGGCCGCCCGCCAGGCCGGCCTGTCGGTGCCCGACGACCTGAGCGTGGTGGGCTTCGACGACCTGCCGATGGCCCGCTGGTCGTCGCCGCCGCTGACCACCGTGCGCCAGCCGCTGGCCGACATGGGCCGGATGGCCGGGCGGATGCTGCACGAGCTCATCAACGGCGGCCGGCTGGCCAGCCAGCGCGTCGAGCTGGCGACGCACCTCGTCCCGCGCGCCTCCACGGCCGCACCCCGCCACCGCTGA
- a CDS encoding glycoside hydrolase family 3 N-terminal domain-containing protein, with amino-acid sequence MTERQSPPALDAEASAAAAVWRDPARPLPERVAALMGVMTLEEKVAQLYGVWTAISEGEEVAPNQHEFSEPLPPWEELTAPGLGQLTRVFGTGPVEPAIGAKVLAQTQRGIIDGSRLGIPAIAHEECLTGFTAWGATVFPTPLAWGASFDAVTVHAMARGIGEVMRSVGVHQGLSPVLDVSFDHRWGRTEETIGEDPYLVAALGSAYTRGLEDAGIVATLKHFAGYSGSSAGRNHAPVRIGPREFADVVLPPFEAALREGGARSVMNSYAAVDGVPAGADPGLLTDLLRGRLGFDGVVVADYFAVSFLETTQGVAGSPADAAALALTAGIDVELPTVRCYGEPLLDLVRSGQLPVELVDRALERVLRQKAELGLLDAGWDPEPAALRAAEELDFDPPAMRALARTLAERSVVLLDDRAGVLPLREPASVAVVGPCADDVLALMGCYAFPNHVGVQHPGMPLGIELPTLLDQVRAEFASASVTYAPGCPVQEPDASGIAEAVRTAQDADVVLAVLGDRAGLFGRGTSGEGCDADDLSLPGSQAELLDALLDTGKPVVVVLLTGRPYALGAVVDRAAAIVQAFFPGEEGAGAVAGVLSGRVNPSGRLPVQVARTPGGSPATYLAPALARKSGISSADPTPAFPFGHGLSYTTFDWSDLAVTGAADGAWPTDGSVTVSCTVRNTGSRSGADVVQLYLHDPVASVVRPVRQLVGFARVELDAGAAARVTFTVHADRTSFTGRDLQRVVEGGDVVLQLGASSEDLRLEAPLRLTGPDRVVGADRVLSTPVEVSAV; translated from the coding sequence GTGACCGAACGCCAGTCCCCGCCTGCCCTCGACGCGGAGGCGTCGGCTGCCGCCGCCGTCTGGCGCGACCCGGCCCGCCCGCTGCCTGAGCGCGTCGCCGCGCTGATGGGCGTGATGACCCTCGAGGAGAAGGTCGCGCAGCTCTACGGCGTGTGGACCGCCATCTCCGAGGGCGAGGAGGTCGCGCCCAACCAGCACGAGTTCTCCGAGCCGCTGCCGCCGTGGGAGGAGCTGACCGCCCCCGGCCTCGGCCAGCTCACCCGGGTGTTCGGCACCGGACCGGTCGAGCCGGCGATCGGCGCCAAGGTCCTCGCCCAGACCCAGCGCGGCATCATCGACGGTTCCCGGCTGGGCATCCCGGCGATCGCCCACGAGGAGTGCCTGACCGGCTTCACCGCCTGGGGTGCCACGGTCTTCCCGACCCCGCTGGCCTGGGGCGCCTCCTTCGACGCCGTCACCGTGCACGCGATGGCCCGGGGCATCGGCGAGGTCATGCGCTCGGTCGGGGTGCACCAGGGCCTCTCCCCCGTGCTGGACGTCTCCTTCGACCACCGCTGGGGCCGCACCGAGGAGACCATCGGCGAGGACCCGTACCTCGTCGCCGCGCTCGGCTCCGCCTACACCCGCGGTCTCGAGGACGCCGGCATCGTCGCCACCCTCAAGCACTTCGCCGGCTACTCCGGCTCCTCCGCCGGGCGCAACCACGCCCCGGTCCGCATCGGCCCGCGCGAGTTCGCCGACGTCGTGCTGCCGCCGTTCGAGGCGGCGCTGCGCGAGGGCGGCGCCCGCTCGGTGATGAACAGCTACGCGGCCGTGGACGGCGTCCCCGCCGGCGCCGACCCGGGCCTGCTCACCGACCTGCTGCGCGGCCGCCTCGGCTTCGACGGCGTCGTCGTCGCCGACTACTTCGCCGTCTCCTTCCTGGAGACGACGCAGGGCGTGGCCGGCTCCCCCGCGGACGCCGCCGCCCTGGCGCTGACCGCCGGTATCGACGTGGAGCTGCCGACGGTGCGCTGCTACGGCGAGCCGCTGCTGGACCTGGTCCGCTCCGGGCAGCTGCCGGTCGAGCTGGTCGACCGGGCGCTGGAGCGGGTGCTGCGGCAGAAGGCCGAGCTGGGCCTGCTGGACGCCGGCTGGGACCCCGAGCCCGCCGCGCTGCGGGCCGCCGAGGAGCTGGACTTCGACCCGCCCGCGATGCGGGCGCTGGCCCGCACGCTGGCCGAGCGCTCGGTCGTGCTGCTGGACGACCGCGCCGGCGTGCTGCCGCTGCGGGAGCCGGCGTCGGTCGCCGTCGTCGGCCCGTGCGCGGACGACGTCCTGGCGCTGATGGGCTGCTACGCCTTCCCCAACCACGTCGGCGTGCAGCACCCCGGCATGCCGCTGGGCATCGAGCTGCCGACGCTGCTGGACCAGGTGCGGGCCGAGTTCGCGTCAGCCTCGGTGACCTACGCGCCGGGCTGCCCGGTGCAGGAGCCGGACGCGAGCGGCATCGCCGAGGCCGTGCGCACCGCGCAGGACGCCGACGTCGTGCTGGCCGTGCTCGGCGACCGGGCCGGCCTGTTCGGGCGCGGAACCTCCGGCGAGGGCTGCGACGCCGACGACCTGAGCCTGCCGGGCTCGCAGGCCGAGCTGCTCGACGCGCTGCTGGACACCGGCAAGCCGGTGGTCGTCGTGCTGCTCACCGGCCGGCCCTACGCGCTGGGCGCGGTGGTCGACCGCGCGGCCGCGATCGTGCAGGCGTTCTTCCCGGGCGAGGAGGGCGCCGGCGCGGTCGCCGGCGTGCTCAGCGGTCGGGTCAACCCCTCCGGCCGGCTCCCCGTCCAGGTCGCCCGCACCCCCGGCGGGTCGCCGGCGACGTACCTGGCGCCCGCGCTGGCCCGCAAGAGCGGGATCAGCTCGGCCGACCCGACGCCGGCCTTCCCGTTCGGGCACGGCCTGTCCTACACGACCTTCGACTGGTCGGACCTGGCCGTGACCGGGGCCGCCGACGGCGCGTGGCCCACGGACGGCTCGGTCACCGTCTCCTGCACGGTGCGCAACACCGGCTCGCGGTCCGGCGCCGACGTGGTGCAGCTCTACCTGCACGACCCGGTGGCCAGCGTGGTGCGCCCGGTGCGCCAGCTCGTGGGCTTCGCCCGGGTCGAGCTGGACGCCGGTGCCGCCGCCCGGGTCACCTTCACGGTGCACGCCGACCGCACCTCGTTCACCGGGCGCGACCTGCAGCGCGTCGTCGAGGGTGGGGACGTCGTCCTGCAGCTGGGCGCCTCGAGCGAGGACCTGCGGCTGGAGGCACCGCTGCGACTGACCGGCCCGGACCGCGTCGTCGGCGCCGACCGGGTGCTCTCCACGCCGGTGGAGGTCTCCGCGGTCTGA
- a CDS encoding DinB family protein, which translates to MTTTDRPMPPLQADERATLAGWLDFYRATLLGKCDGLTDDQLRTPAAPPSTLTLLGLVQHAAEVERNWFRRVLLGEDVPAIYDGADDASGHDGGFDLADDATFAAARATWEDEVARSRDACAARGLDETSPFMGGQVTLRWVYSHMIGEYARHAGHADLLRERIDGATGT; encoded by the coding sequence GTGACGACGACCGACCGCCCGATGCCCCCGCTACAGGCCGACGAGCGGGCCACCCTCGCCGGCTGGCTGGACTTCTACCGGGCCACCCTGCTCGGGAAGTGCGACGGGCTCACCGACGACCAGCTGCGCACCCCCGCGGCACCGCCCTCGACCCTCACGCTGCTCGGCCTGGTCCAGCACGCGGCGGAGGTGGAGCGGAACTGGTTCCGCCGGGTGCTGCTGGGGGAGGACGTGCCGGCCATCTACGACGGCGCCGACGACGCGAGTGGCCACGACGGCGGCTTCGACCTCGCTGACGACGCCACCTTCGCGGCCGCCCGGGCGACCTGGGAGGACGAGGTGGCGCGCAGCCGGGACGCCTGCGCGGCGCGCGGCCTGGACGAGACCAGCCCGTTCATGGGCGGCCAGGTGACGCTGCGGTGGGTGTACAGCCACATGATCGGCGAGTACGCCCGGCACGCCGGCCATGCCGACCTGCTGCGCGAGCGCATCGACGGCGCGACCGGCACCTGA
- a CDS encoding pseudouridine synthase codes for MNTTPDDESTTEGGEGWSEDMELAPFHPRDVEETEPDDDRPGERLQKVLARAGVGSRRVSEDMIDQGRISVNGKVVRVQGMRIDPATAVIAVDGRRIDIKNDKVTYAMNKPFGVITAMSDDRNRPTVGDMMGDLATGLVHVGRLDQDTEGLLLLTTDGELAHRLAHPSYEVKKTYLAQVSGSIGRDLVRRVRAGVELEDGPVKVDSFQVVDTHAGQSVVEVVLHEGRKHIVRRLLAEVGLPVNRLTRTAVGPIDLARMRTGTIRKLTRTEVGALHELVGL; via the coding sequence ATGAACACCACCCCGGACGACGAGTCCACCACCGAGGGCGGCGAGGGCTGGTCCGAGGACATGGAGCTGGCTCCGTTCCACCCCCGTGACGTCGAGGAGACCGAGCCCGACGACGACCGCCCCGGCGAGCGACTGCAGAAGGTGCTGGCCCGCGCCGGCGTCGGCTCCCGCCGGGTGAGCGAGGACATGATCGACCAGGGCCGGATCAGCGTGAACGGCAAGGTCGTCCGCGTGCAGGGCATGCGGATCGACCCGGCGACCGCGGTGATCGCCGTCGACGGCCGGCGCATCGACATCAAGAACGACAAGGTCACCTACGCGATGAACAAGCCCTTCGGGGTCATCACCGCGATGAGCGACGACCGGAACCGCCCCACCGTCGGCGACATGATGGGCGACCTCGCCACCGGCCTGGTGCACGTGGGCCGGCTCGACCAGGACACCGAGGGCCTGCTGCTGCTCACCACCGACGGGGAGCTGGCCCACCGGTTGGCCCACCCGTCCTACGAGGTGAAGAAGACCTACCTGGCGCAGGTCAGCGGTTCGATCGGGCGAGACCTCGTCCGCCGGGTGCGCGCCGGCGTCGAGCTGGAGGACGGCCCGGTCAAGGTCGACTCGTTCCAGGTGGTCGACACCCACGCCGGCCAGTCCGTGGTCGAGGTCGTGCTGCACGAGGGCCGCAAGCACATCGTCCGCCGGCTGCTGGCCGAGGTCGGGCTGCCGGTCAACCGGCTCACCCGCACCGCTGTCGGCCCGATCGACCTGGCCCGGATGCGCACCGGCACGATCCGCAAGCTGACCCGTACCGAGGTCGGCGCCCTGCACGAGCTCGTCGGGCTCTGA
- a CDS encoding HNH endonuclease signature motif containing protein produces MSELRSVLDALAGDDLHGLADGQVLERVALLVAVGNRVAAELTRTVRHAETTQAAEHDGLKSMRSWLIGHVRLAPAEASQVVRSGRALEHFPALAAGFAEGVVTAEQVDVVARTVGPGEVARAEEQGIDLAPFDQAWTAVAEGAPHAMLVTAVQAFDAALDPDGPEPDPTEGRRLSIARHADGSVTGRFDLDAVGGEKVQAAIESIVQASRPKSDDRTRGQQNADALVQLCDNQLAAGSLPTLRTVKPHVVVTIDADDLADTSTTGPGAAATGFGARISAARARWLACDGTVSRIVMGPDGLPLDVGRTHRVVPAHIRRAVEQRDGHCVFTGCSAPTHWCDVHHLAHWLHGGDTSLHNSALLCERHHGKVHHGFRVERDPGGRWRTWRPDGTEILLGTPLISAPLRV; encoded by the coding sequence GTGAGCGAGCTGCGGTCGGTCCTGGATGCGCTCGCGGGCGACGACCTACACGGCCTCGCGGACGGTCAGGTGCTGGAGCGGGTCGCCCTGCTCGTGGCGGTGGGCAACCGGGTTGCCGCTGAGCTGACCCGCACGGTGCGGCACGCGGAGACGACTCAGGCCGCCGAGCACGACGGACTCAAGAGCATGCGGTCGTGGCTGATCGGGCACGTCCGGCTGGCGCCGGCGGAGGCGTCCCAGGTGGTGCGGTCGGGGCGGGCGCTGGAGCACTTCCCGGCGCTGGCCGCGGGGTTCGCCGAGGGTGTGGTGACCGCCGAGCAGGTGGACGTCGTCGCGCGCACGGTCGGCCCGGGCGAGGTCGCGCGCGCCGAAGAGCAGGGCATCGACCTGGCGCCGTTCGACCAGGCGTGGACGGCGGTGGCCGAGGGTGCGCCGCACGCGATGCTGGTCACCGCCGTGCAGGCCTTCGACGCCGCCCTGGACCCCGATGGTCCTGAGCCCGACCCGACCGAGGGTCGTCGGCTGTCGATCGCCCGGCACGCCGACGGCTCGGTCACCGGCCGGTTCGACCTCGATGCCGTCGGTGGGGAAAAGGTGCAGGCCGCGATCGAGTCGATCGTGCAGGCCTCCCGCCCGAAGAGCGACGACCGCACCCGCGGCCAGCAGAACGCCGACGCCCTCGTCCAGCTGTGCGACAACCAGCTCGCCGCCGGGAGCCTGCCCACGCTGCGGACGGTGAAGCCGCACGTCGTGGTCACCATCGACGCCGACGACCTCGCCGACACCTCCACTACCGGCCCCGGTGCTGCGGCGACCGGGTTCGGTGCCCGGATCTCTGCCGCTCGGGCCCGCTGGCTGGCCTGCGACGGCACCGTGTCCCGGATCGTGATGGGCCCCGACGGCCTGCCGCTGGACGTCGGGCGCACCCACCGGGTGGTGCCCGCCCACATCCGCCGGGCGGTCGAGCAGCGCGACGGGCACTGCGTGTTCACCGGCTGCTCGGCACCCACGCACTGGTGCGACGTGCACCACCTCGCGCACTGGCTGCACGGCGGAGACACGTCGTTGCACAACTCAGCACTGCTCTGCGAACGCCACCACGGCAAGGTCCACCACGGCTTCCGGGTCGAACGGGATCCCGGCGGGCGGTGGCGCACCTGGCGACCCGACGGCACCGAGATCCTGCTCGGCACACCGCTGATCAGCGCACCGCTGCGCGTCTGA
- the scpB gene encoding SMC-Scp complex subunit ScpB, producing MSDPDDTPPEPRPFSWDAVAAEVAAGLEDGDVVPVEGWDVVARQLAADLGGPADLLGPADPAAAEEATTVEEGPVLAFGRAPAAPPVELEVVPEREAPVEEAAAPVAGEPEQEELDLDLDPQALRGGLEALLFVVDAPVDEATLAAALRCPVRRVRDELAALAAGYDARRAGIVLRRVGEGWRLYTREEHAPVVERHLLEGQRNRLTQAALETLAVIAYRQPVTRARVSAIRGVGVDAVVRTLTSRGLIREAGSDPDTGGGLYVTTPLFLERLGLTSLDELPELAPLLPDTGSMLDEHPDS from the coding sequence GTGAGCGACCCGGACGACACCCCGCCGGAGCCGCGCCCCTTCTCCTGGGACGCCGTCGCCGCGGAGGTCGCCGCCGGGCTCGAGGACGGCGACGTCGTCCCGGTGGAGGGGTGGGACGTCGTCGCCCGGCAGCTGGCCGCCGACCTCGGCGGGCCGGCGGACCTGCTGGGCCCCGCGGACCCGGCCGCCGCCGAGGAGGCGACCACGGTCGAGGAGGGGCCGGTGCTGGCGTTCGGCCGCGCCCCGGCGGCGCCCCCGGTCGAGCTGGAGGTCGTGCCCGAGCGCGAGGCGCCGGTGGAGGAGGCCGCGGCGCCGGTGGCCGGGGAGCCCGAGCAGGAGGAGCTGGACCTCGACCTGGACCCGCAGGCGCTGCGCGGCGGGCTGGAGGCGCTGCTGTTCGTGGTCGACGCCCCGGTGGACGAGGCGACGCTGGCGGCCGCGCTGCGCTGCCCGGTGCGCCGGGTGCGCGACGAGCTGGCGGCGCTCGCCGCCGGCTACGACGCCCGCCGGGCCGGCATCGTGCTGCGCCGGGTGGGGGAGGGATGGCGGCTCTACACCCGGGAGGAGCACGCGCCGGTCGTCGAGCGGCACCTGCTGGAGGGGCAGCGCAACCGGCTGACCCAGGCGGCGCTGGAGACCCTTGCGGTGATCGCCTACCGGCAGCCGGTGACCCGGGCGCGGGTGTCGGCGATCCGCGGGGTGGGGGTGGACGCCGTCGTGCGGACGCTCACCTCGCGAGGGCTGATCCGGGAGGCCGGCTCGGACCCCGACACCGGCGGTGGGCTCTACGTGACGACGCCGCTGTTCCTGGAGCGGCTCGGGCTGACCAGCCTGGACGAGCTGCCCGAGCTCGCCCCGCTGCTGCCGGACACCGGCTCGATGCTGGACGAGCACCCCGACTCCTGA
- a CDS encoding segregation and condensation protein A, protein MTAGEVDGRFTVRLTNFEGPFDLLLQLIGKHKLDVTEIALSTVTDEFIAHLRALGDELDLDQASEFLVVASTLLDLKAARLLPAADVEDEDDLAVLEARDLLFARLLQYRAYKRAAEFLRRREAEAARRFPRDVALEQRFADLLPEVLLGVTPEQFAALAHEALTPKPPPTVSVSHLHAPAVSVTEQLVLVRSRIAASGTATFRSLSSDCAHTLEVVARFLALLELYRQQLVTFDQVSPLGELHVRWTGPQLVGGRLPDEIAADTAGPTADATAHLSADLEDYT, encoded by the coding sequence GTGACGGCGGGGGAGGTCGACGGGCGGTTCACCGTCCGGCTGACCAACTTCGAGGGCCCGTTCGACCTGCTGCTGCAGCTGATCGGCAAGCACAAGCTCGACGTCACCGAGATCGCGCTGTCCACCGTCACCGACGAGTTCATCGCGCACCTGCGGGCCCTCGGTGACGAGCTGGACCTCGACCAGGCCAGCGAGTTCCTCGTGGTGGCCTCCACGCTGCTCGACCTCAAGGCCGCCCGGCTGCTGCCCGCCGCGGACGTCGAGGACGAGGACGACCTCGCCGTCCTGGAGGCCCGGGACCTGCTGTTCGCCCGGCTGCTGCAGTACCGCGCCTACAAGCGGGCGGCCGAGTTCCTCCGCCGGCGCGAGGCCGAGGCGGCCCGCCGGTTCCCGCGCGACGTCGCCCTCGAGCAGCGGTTCGCCGACCTGCTGCCCGAGGTGCTGCTCGGAGTGACCCCGGAGCAGTTCGCCGCGCTGGCGCACGAGGCGCTGACCCCCAAGCCGCCGCCGACGGTGAGCGTCTCGCACCTGCACGCGCCGGCGGTCAGCGTCACCGAGCAGCTGGTGCTGGTGCGCAGCCGGATCGCGGCGTCGGGGACGGCGACCTTCCGCTCGCTGAGCAGCGACTGCGCGCACACCCTGGAGGTGGTGGCCCGGTTCCTGGCGCTGCTGGAGCTGTACCGGCAGCAGCTGGTGACCTTCGACCAGGTGTCGCCGCTGGGGGAGCTGCACGTGCGGTGGACCGGGCCGCAGCTGGTCGGCGGCCGGCTGCCGGACGAGATCGCCGCCGACACCGCCGGCCCCACCGCCGACGCCACCGCCCACCTCTCCGCCGACCTGGAGGACTACACGTGA
- a CDS encoding ParA family protein translates to MSTRAEAAASAVALPRGGAPAGDAEMGIPTSRVDPARARQRKLPDPKPITQHGPAQIIAMCNQKGGVGKTTSTINLGAALVEQGRRVLLVDLDPQGALSVGLGIPSQQLDRTIYNALMEPRTTLADVRVATNIPGLDLVPSNIDLSAAEVQLVSEVAREQTLMRVLAPVRDDYDYVLIDCQPSLGLLTVNALTAAQGVIIPLECEFFSLRGVALLVDTIDKVKERLNPSLEISGILATMYDTRTVHCREVFSRVVEAFGDTVFQTVISRTVRFPETTVAGQPITQWAPTSSGAAAYRDLAKEVLAL, encoded by the coding sequence ATGTCGACACGAGCCGAGGCGGCGGCCTCCGCCGTCGCGCTCCCGCGCGGAGGGGCCCCGGCGGGCGACGCCGAGATGGGCATCCCGACGAGCCGCGTCGACCCCGCCCGGGCTCGGCAGCGGAAGCTGCCCGACCCCAAGCCGATCACCCAGCACGGGCCGGCCCAGATCATCGCGATGTGCAACCAGAAGGGCGGCGTCGGCAAGACGACGTCCACCATCAACCTGGGCGCCGCGCTCGTCGAGCAGGGCCGCCGGGTCCTTCTGGTCGACCTGGACCCGCAGGGTGCGCTGTCGGTGGGGCTGGGCATCCCGTCGCAGCAGCTGGACCGCACGATCTACAACGCGCTGATGGAGCCGCGGACGACGCTCGCCGACGTCCGGGTGGCCACCAACATCCCGGGGCTGGACCTGGTGCCCAGCAACATCGACCTGTCCGCCGCCGAGGTGCAGCTGGTCAGCGAGGTCGCCCGCGAGCAGACCCTGATGCGGGTGCTCGCGCCGGTCCGCGACGACTACGACTACGTGCTCATCGACTGCCAGCCCTCGCTCGGGCTGCTGACGGTCAACGCGCTCACCGCCGCGCAGGGCGTCATCATCCCGCTGGAGTGCGAGTTCTTCTCGCTCCGCGGCGTCGCCCTGCTGGTGGACACGATCGACAAGGTCAAGGAGCGGCTCAACCCGTCCCTGGAGATCTCCGGGATCCTGGCCACCATGTACGACACCCGCACCGTGCACTGCCGCGAGGTCTTCAGCCGCGTCGTCGAGGCCTTCGGCGACACCGTCTTCCAGACCGTCATCAGCCGCACCGTGCGCTTCCCGGAGACGACCGTCGCCGGGCAGCCCATCACCCAGTGGGCTCCGACGTCGTCGGGCGCTGCGGCGTACCGCGACCTGGCCAAGGAGGTCCTGGCCCTGTGA
- a CDS encoding arginase family protein, which yields MRLLSVPFHLDERLAGFDLGVPADAEITAELPAGDPWTRMAALYEQVAAEVGDGAVVVASGDCTTSLGVLAALQRSGRDVGVVWFDAHADFHTAASTTSGYLGGFPLALAVGRGDLALPTALGLRPVAEDRVVLVDARDTDPGEHALLADSAVTRTSVADLPGVVPGGDLYVHLDVDVVSPAELPDLLYPAAGGVAVADVLAAVRALVATGRVAAIGLAATWHHRSPARREHADLVRGLLAAAG from the coding sequence ATGCGGCTGCTGAGCGTCCCCTTCCACCTCGACGAGCGCCTGGCCGGGTTCGACCTCGGCGTGCCGGCCGACGCCGAGATCACCGCCGAGCTGCCGGCGGGCGACCCGTGGACCCGGATGGCAGCGCTCTACGAGCAGGTGGCGGCCGAGGTCGGCGACGGCGCGGTGGTCGTCGCCTCCGGTGACTGCACGACCAGCCTCGGCGTGCTCGCCGCCCTGCAGCGGTCCGGCCGGGACGTCGGGGTGGTCTGGTTCGACGCGCACGCCGACTTCCACACCGCCGCGAGCACGACCTCGGGCTACCTCGGCGGCTTCCCGCTGGCGCTGGCCGTCGGCCGCGGCGACCTCGCCCTCCCCACCGCGCTCGGGCTGCGCCCGGTCGCCGAGGACCGGGTCGTGCTGGTCGACGCCCGGGACACCGACCCCGGCGAGCACGCGCTGCTCGCCGACTCGGCCGTCACCCGCACGTCCGTCGCCGACCTGCCCGGCGTGGTGCCCGGCGGCGATCTCTACGTGCACCTGGACGTCGACGTCGTCAGCCCCGCCGAGCTGCCCGACCTGCTCTACCCGGCCGCGGGCGGGGTGGCGGTCGCCGACGTGCTGGCCGCGGTGCGCGCGCTGGTGGCGACCGGCCGGGTGGCGGCGATCGGCCTGGCGGCGACCTGGCACCACCGCAGCCCCGCCCGGCGCGAGCACGCCGACCTGGTCCGCGGTCTCCTGGCGGCCGCGGGGTGA
- the xerD gene encoding site-specific tyrosine recombinase XerD — translation MVSGYLDHLTVERGLAANTIASYRRDLRRYAEFLAGAGVEGMGEVGESDVAAFLVALRSGDDDHPPLSATSAARAVVAVRGLHRFALLDGLVGDDVAAEVKPPAPTRRLPKAIPVEQVEALITAAGSLEGPRGLRDRALLELLYGTGARISEAVGLAVDDLDLGSAAVRLAGKGGKERVVPVGSYAVRAVEEYLVRARPALAEKGRSGVRGGALFLNARGGPLSRQSAWSILRDAAERAGIDAELSPHTLRHSFATHLLDGGADVRVVQELLGHASVTTTQVYTLVTVERLREVYATSHPRALR, via the coding sequence GTGGTTTCGGGCTACCTGGACCACCTGACCGTCGAGCGCGGCCTGGCCGCCAACACCATCGCCTCCTACCGCCGCGACCTGCGCCGGTACGCCGAGTTCCTCGCCGGGGCCGGTGTCGAGGGCATGGGCGAGGTGGGGGAGTCCGACGTCGCGGCGTTCCTGGTCGCGCTGCGCTCCGGGGACGACGACCACCCGCCGCTGTCGGCGACCTCGGCCGCGCGCGCGGTGGTCGCCGTGCGGGGGCTGCACCGCTTCGCGCTGCTCGACGGGCTGGTGGGCGACGACGTCGCGGCCGAGGTGAAGCCGCCGGCGCCCACCCGGCGGCTGCCCAAGGCGATCCCGGTCGAGCAGGTCGAGGCGCTCATCACCGCCGCCGGCTCGCTCGAGGGGCCGCGCGGGCTGCGCGACCGGGCGCTGCTGGAGCTGCTGTACGGCACCGGCGCGCGCATCTCCGAGGCGGTCGGGCTGGCCGTCGACGACCTGGACCTCGGCTCGGCCGCCGTGCGGCTGGCCGGCAAGGGCGGCAAGGAGCGCGTCGTCCCGGTGGGCAGCTACGCCGTCCGGGCGGTGGAGGAGTACTTGGTGCGGGCCCGCCCCGCGCTGGCGGAGAAGGGGCGGTCCGGGGTGCGCGGCGGGGCGCTGTTCCTCAACGCCCGCGGCGGGCCGCTGTCCCGGCAGAGCGCCTGGTCGATCCTGCGGGACGCCGCCGAGCGCGCCGGCATCGACGCCGAGCTGTCCCCGCACACCCTGCGGCACTCCTTCGCCACCCACCTGCTCGATGGCGGCGCCGACGTCCGCGTGGTGCAAGAGCTGCTGGGCCACGCGTCGGTGACGACGACGCAGGTCTACACGCTGGTCACCGTCGAGCGGCTGCGCGAGGTCTACGCCACCAGCCACCCGCGCGCGCTGCGCTGA